The Malus domestica chromosome 13, GDT2T_hap1 genome includes a window with the following:
- the LOC103451748 gene encoding squamosa promoter-binding-like protein 6, whose product MESWSFGSEGKGFLFPEEMDIPTDAFSRSTRKALLELDNKTCFNFGKESVDSVGFMDLGFPDINQGVEILNGVIGNDSSYNSVASPCCLISSSSSFGDGESGSKFSSPVTESNSMDSSMIALKLGGFADSRGGQNSQHSISRERSKRAGNGMRSSCYHAPTCQVHGCNMDLTFSKDYHKRHRVCDAHSKTAVVIVNGIKQRFCQQCSRFHLLAEFDDVKRSCRRRLAGHNLRRRKPQLDTLDCKPHKLIRSCEGNGYMGTSFSKGTPFVFSDILPDGCILYPEYEEANLYGHVKSEDRSTYGQSVTPIPNRQFIPKSFRHLPGLGEQHAPGILSSGNEYSVFDTASTAEKAFETPYSSCALSLLSAQSHNLSSNSAGVQVPSPLINQRAHRSFGQLNEKTLRVNSMENCGRNRSYPFSMKSMGAYHMESIKISDSSHAADFQLHTDRALHVSDCLSDKYCVSPERGTTFDLRQLSSHLQRVEHERNFFQVKQENGEFYCFPTGVQATM is encoded by the exons ATGGAGTCTTGGAGTTTTGGTTCAGAAGGGAAAGGGTTTTTGTTTCCGGAAGAAATGGATATACCAACTGATGCATTTTCAAGGAGTACTAGGAAAGCATTGCTAGAATTGGATAACAAAACTTGCTTTAATTTTGGTAAGGAATCAGTTGATAGCGTGGGGTTCATGGATTTGGGATTCCCTGATATTAACCAAGGAGTGGAAATCTTGAATGGTGTGATTGGTAACGATTCTAGTTATAATTCTGTAGCTTCACCTTGTTGTTTGATTAGTTCAAGTTCATCTTTTGGTGATGGGGAATCTGGGTCGAAGTTTTCGAGCCCTGTGACTGAATCTAATAGCATGGATTCATCAATGATTGCTTTGAAGCTAGGGGGGTTTGCTGATAGCAGAGGTGGGCAGAACAGTCAGCATTCGATTTCTAGAGAGAGGTCGAAAAGAGCTGGCAATGGCATGAGGAGTTCATGCTATCATGCTCCAACCTGCCAAGTCCATGGTTGTAACATGGATCTTACCTTTTCAAAGGATTACCACAAGAGGCATAGGGTTTGTGATGCTCACTCCAAGACTGCCGTAGTGATTGTTAATGGAATCAAACAGCGGTTTTGCCAGCAGTGCAGCAG GTTTCATCTTCTTGCTGAATTTGATGATGTGAAGCGCAGTTGTCGTAGACGCCTAGCTGGCCACAACCTTCGCCGAAGGAAGCCTCAACTAGATACCCTCGATTGTAAACCGCATAAGTTGATTCGGTCATGTGAAG GAAACGGGTATATGGGAACTTCCTTTTCGAAGGGAACACCCTTTGTTTTTTCGGATATACTTCCAGATGGCTGCATCCTGTATCCAGAATATGAAGAAGCTAACCTATATGGACATGTCAAATCTGAAGACAGGTCTACCTACGGCCAGTCTGTAACACCTATACCAAACAGGCAGTTTATTCCAAAATCATTCCGCCATCTGCCTGGCCTTGGAGAACAGCATGCTCCGGGAATTCTCTCGTCAGGAAATGAATACTCTGTCTTTGATACAGCATCAACCGCTGAGAAAGCATTTGAGACTCCATACTCGAGCTgtgctctctctcttctgtcAGCTCAATCGCATAACTTATCAAGCAATTCAGCCGGAGTTCAAGTGCCTAGCCCCCTGATAAATCAAAGAGCCCATCGCAGTTTTGGTCAACTTAATGAAAAGACTTTGAGGGTAAACTCCATGGAAAATTGTGGACGAAACAGGTCCTACCCGTTTAGTATGAAATCTATGGGAGCCTATCATATGGAATCAATCAAAATTTCTGATTCTAGTCATGCTGCTGACTTCCAACTTCACACAGACAGGGCTTTGCATGTGTCAGATTGCTTAAGTGACAAGTATTGTGTTTCTCCTGAACGCGGAACAACTTTTGATTTGCGGCAATTGTCATCACACCTTCAAAGAGTGGAGCATGAGAGAAACTTTTTTCAAGTAAAGCAGGAAAATGGAGAATTCTACTGTTTCCCGACGGGCGTGCAAGCAACAATGTGA
- the LOC103451749 gene encoding protein CRABS CLAW isoform X2 — MSMEEKVTMDFINQPSENLCYVRCNFCNTVLAVGLPCKRLMDTITVKCGHCSNLSFLSTRSPLEGQCLPDHPTSLTLQAGCCNDFRKGQSSSSSSSPVSGNPPSPKAPFVVKPPEKKHRLPSAYNRFMKDEIKRIKAANPEVPHREAFSAAAKNWARYIPSQSSAGSGSGSCSNNNGSDFAGMNMLATCCQNPKTP; from the exons ATGAGCATGGAAGAGAAAGTTACCATGGACTTCATTAATCAGCCATCTGAGAACCTTTGCTATGTTCGGTGCAACTTCTGCAACACTGTCCTTGCG GTTGGGCTTCCATGCAAAAGGTTGATGGACACAATAACTGTGAAATGTGGCCATTGCAGTAACCTTTCCTTTCTCAGCACCAGATCCCCACTCGAAGGGCAATGCCTTCCTGATCACCCTACCTCCTTGACTCTTCAG GCGGGCTGTTGCAATGACTTCAGGAAGGGCCAATCCTCCTCATCATCGTCGTCACCTGTATCAGGCAACCCACCATCCCCCAAAGCACCCTTTGTTGTCAAAC cACCTGAGAAGAAACACAGACTTCCATCTGCTTACAATCGGTTCATGAA AGATGAGATCAAGCGAATCAAAGCAGCCAACCCAGAGGTTCCACATCGTGAGGCTTTTAGTGCTGCAGCCAAAAAT TGGGCTAGGTACATTCCCAGTCAGTCGTCTGCAGGATCAGGTTCTGGGAGCTGCAGCAACAACAAC GGCTCGGATTTTGCAGGAATGAACATGCTAGCTACGTGCTGCCAAAACCCTAAAACGCCATGA
- the LOC103451749 gene encoding protein CRABS CLAW isoform X1, with product MSMEEKVTMDFINQPSENLCYVRCNFCNTVLAVGLPCKRLMDTITVKCGHCSNLSFLSTRSPLEGQCLPDHPTSLTLQQAGCCNDFRKGQSSSSSSSPVSGNPPSPKAPFVVKPPEKKHRLPSAYNRFMKDEIKRIKAANPEVPHREAFSAAAKNWARYIPSQSSAGSGSGSCSNNNGSDFAGMNMLATCCQNPKTP from the exons ATGAGCATGGAAGAGAAAGTTACCATGGACTTCATTAATCAGCCATCTGAGAACCTTTGCTATGTTCGGTGCAACTTCTGCAACACTGTCCTTGCG GTTGGGCTTCCATGCAAAAGGTTGATGGACACAATAACTGTGAAATGTGGCCATTGCAGTAACCTTTCCTTTCTCAGCACCAGATCCCCACTCGAAGGGCAATGCCTTCCTGATCACCCTACCTCCTTGACTCTTCAG CAGGCGGGCTGTTGCAATGACTTCAGGAAGGGCCAATCCTCCTCATCATCGTCGTCACCTGTATCAGGCAACCCACCATCCCCCAAAGCACCCTTTGTTGTCAAAC cACCTGAGAAGAAACACAGACTTCCATCTGCTTACAATCGGTTCATGAA AGATGAGATCAAGCGAATCAAAGCAGCCAACCCAGAGGTTCCACATCGTGAGGCTTTTAGTGCTGCAGCCAAAAAT TGGGCTAGGTACATTCCCAGTCAGTCGTCTGCAGGATCAGGTTCTGGGAGCTGCAGCAACAACAAC GGCTCGGATTTTGCAGGAATGAACATGCTAGCTACGTGCTGCCAAAACCCTAAAACGCCATGA
- the LOC103451749 gene encoding protein CRABS CLAW isoform X5, protein MDTITVKCGHCSNLSFLSTRSPLEGQCLPDHPTSLTLQQAGCCNDFRKGQSSSSSSSPVSGNPPSPKAPFVVKPPEKKHRLPSAYNRFMKDEIKRIKAANPEVPHREAFSAAAKNWARYIPSQSSAGSGSGSCSNNNGSDFAGMNMLATCCQNPKTP, encoded by the exons ATGGACACAATAACTGTGAAATGTGGCCATTGCAGTAACCTTTCCTTTCTCAGCACCAGATCCCCACTCGAAGGGCAATGCCTTCCTGATCACCCTACCTCCTTGACTCTTCAG CAGGCGGGCTGTTGCAATGACTTCAGGAAGGGCCAATCCTCCTCATCATCGTCGTCACCTGTATCAGGCAACCCACCATCCCCCAAAGCACCCTTTGTTGTCAAAC cACCTGAGAAGAAACACAGACTTCCATCTGCTTACAATCGGTTCATGAA AGATGAGATCAAGCGAATCAAAGCAGCCAACCCAGAGGTTCCACATCGTGAGGCTTTTAGTGCTGCAGCCAAAAAT TGGGCTAGGTACATTCCCAGTCAGTCGTCTGCAGGATCAGGTTCTGGGAGCTGCAGCAACAACAAC GGCTCGGATTTTGCAGGAATGAACATGCTAGCTACGTGCTGCCAAAACCCTAAAACGCCATGA
- the LOC103451749 gene encoding protein CRABS CLAW isoform X4, translated as MSMEEKVTMDFINQPSENLCYVRCNFCNTVLAVGLPCKRLMDTITVKCGHCSNLSFLSTRSPLEGQCLPDHPTSLTLQAGCCNDFRKGQSSSSSSSPVSGNPPSPKAPFVVKPPEKKHRLPSAYNRFMKDEIKRIKAANPEVPHREAFSAAAKNWARYIPSQSSAGSGSGSCSNNNE; from the exons ATGAGCATGGAAGAGAAAGTTACCATGGACTTCATTAATCAGCCATCTGAGAACCTTTGCTATGTTCGGTGCAACTTCTGCAACACTGTCCTTGCG GTTGGGCTTCCATGCAAAAGGTTGATGGACACAATAACTGTGAAATGTGGCCATTGCAGTAACCTTTCCTTTCTCAGCACCAGATCCCCACTCGAAGGGCAATGCCTTCCTGATCACCCTACCTCCTTGACTCTTCAG GCGGGCTGTTGCAATGACTTCAGGAAGGGCCAATCCTCCTCATCATCGTCGTCACCTGTATCAGGCAACCCACCATCCCCCAAAGCACCCTTTGTTGTCAAAC cACCTGAGAAGAAACACAGACTTCCATCTGCTTACAATCGGTTCATGAA AGATGAGATCAAGCGAATCAAAGCAGCCAACCCAGAGGTTCCACATCGTGAGGCTTTTAGTGCTGCAGCCAAAAAT TGGGCTAGGTACATTCCCAGTCAGTCGTCTGCAGGATCAGGTTCTGGGAGCTGCAGCAACAACAAC GAATGA
- the LOC103451749 gene encoding protein CRABS CLAW isoform X3, protein MSMEEKVTMDFINQPSENLCYVRCNFCNTVLAVGLPCKRLMDTITVKCGHCSNLSFLSTRSPLEGQCLPDHPTSLTLQQAGCCNDFRKGQSSSSSSSPVSGNPPSPKAPFVVKPPEKKHRLPSAYNRFMKDEIKRIKAANPEVPHREAFSAAAKNWARYIPSQSSAGSGSGSCSNNNE, encoded by the exons ATGAGCATGGAAGAGAAAGTTACCATGGACTTCATTAATCAGCCATCTGAGAACCTTTGCTATGTTCGGTGCAACTTCTGCAACACTGTCCTTGCG GTTGGGCTTCCATGCAAAAGGTTGATGGACACAATAACTGTGAAATGTGGCCATTGCAGTAACCTTTCCTTTCTCAGCACCAGATCCCCACTCGAAGGGCAATGCCTTCCTGATCACCCTACCTCCTTGACTCTTCAG CAGGCGGGCTGTTGCAATGACTTCAGGAAGGGCCAATCCTCCTCATCATCGTCGTCACCTGTATCAGGCAACCCACCATCCCCCAAAGCACCCTTTGTTGTCAAAC cACCTGAGAAGAAACACAGACTTCCATCTGCTTACAATCGGTTCATGAA AGATGAGATCAAGCGAATCAAAGCAGCCAACCCAGAGGTTCCACATCGTGAGGCTTTTAGTGCTGCAGCCAAAAAT TGGGCTAGGTACATTCCCAGTCAGTCGTCTGCAGGATCAGGTTCTGGGAGCTGCAGCAACAACAAC GAATGA
- the LOC103451750 gene encoding cytochrome b5-like, translating to MPTLTKLYTMQEASQHNTKDNCWVVIDGKVYDVSTYLDDHPGGDDVLLDATGRDATEDFEDAGHSKTAREEMEAFCIGELDTTSLDIPELEIFSKNQPTDYPKKLVDLTKRYWAVPAAVVGISVVVAVLHLRKK from the exons ATGCCGACGTTGACGAAGCTGTACACAATGCAAGAAGCCTCGCAGCACAACACCAAAGACAACTGCTGGGTCGTCATCGATGGCAAG GTGTACGATGTGTCAACCTATTTGGACGACCACCCTGGTGGAGACGATGTACTCCTGGATGCAACTG GAAGAGATGCCACCGAAGATTTTGAAGATGCCGGGCACAGCAAAACTGCGAGGGAGGAAATGGAAGCCTTCTGCATTGGAGAGCTTGACACCACCTCCTTGGATATTCCAGAGCTCGAGATTTTCTCCAAGAATCAGCCAACTGATTATCCAAAGAAGCTCGTGGACTTGACAAAGCGATACTGGGCTGTTCCTGCGGCTGTTGTTGGCATCTCCGTGGTTGTCGCGGTCTTGCACTTGCGCAAGAAGTAA